In the Micromonospora narathiwatensis genome, one interval contains:
- a CDS encoding MoaD/ThiS family protein, with protein MVTVLLPGPLRGEAGGASRLTVAAGGTLRTVLDELDGVWPRLGRRIRDERGELRRYVNVYVDGEDCRHAGGLDAPVGDGAEVQVLPSVAGG; from the coding sequence GTGGTCACCGTGCTGCTGCCCGGCCCGCTGCGTGGCGAGGCCGGCGGCGCGAGCCGGCTCACCGTCGCCGCCGGCGGCACGCTGCGGACCGTCCTCGACGAGCTTGACGGCGTCTGGCCCCGGCTGGGCCGCCGGATCCGCGACGAGCGCGGCGAGCTGCGCCGCTACGTCAACGTCTACGTCGACGGGGAGGACTGCCGGCACGCCGGTGGGCTGGACGCGCCGGTCGGCGACGGCGCGGAGGTGCAGGTGCTGCCGTCGGTGGCCGGCGGCTGA
- a CDS encoding LLM class flavin-dependent oxidoreductase → MQFGVFTVGDVTVDPTNGRLPSERERIKAMVTLALKAEEVGLDVFATGEHHNPPFVPSSPTTMLGYVAARTERLLLSTSTTLITTNDPVKIAEDYAMLQHLADGRVDLMMGRGNTGPVYPWFGQDIRNGIPLAIENYDLLRRLWREDVVDWKGRFRTPLQSFTSTPRPLDGVPPFVWHGSIRSPEIAEQAAYYGDGFFANHIFWPREHTQRMVGLYRQRFEHYGHGSADQAIVGLGGQVFMRKNSQDAVREFRPYFDNAPVYGHGPSLEEFTRETPLTVGSPQQVIDRTLGFREYVGDYQRQLFLLDHAGLPLKTVLEQLDILGEEVVPVLRKEFDSLRPAHVPEAPTHASLVAAHEASLAGAEEGR, encoded by the coding sequence ATGCAGTTCGGAGTCTTCACCGTCGGCGATGTCACGGTCGACCCGACCAACGGGCGGCTGCCGTCCGAGCGTGAGCGGATCAAGGCCATGGTGACCCTCGCGCTCAAGGCCGAAGAGGTCGGCCTCGACGTCTTCGCCACCGGCGAGCACCACAACCCGCCGTTCGTGCCCTCGTCGCCGACCACCATGCTCGGGTACGTCGCCGCCCGCACCGAGCGGCTGCTGCTCTCCACCTCGACCACGCTGATCACCACCAACGACCCGGTGAAGATCGCCGAGGACTACGCGATGCTGCAACACCTGGCCGACGGCCGGGTGGACCTGATGATGGGGCGCGGCAACACCGGCCCGGTCTACCCCTGGTTCGGGCAGGACATCCGCAACGGCATCCCCCTCGCGATCGAGAACTACGACCTGCTGCGCCGGCTGTGGCGGGAGGACGTGGTCGACTGGAAGGGGCGCTTCCGCACCCCGTTGCAGTCGTTCACCTCGACCCCGCGCCCGCTCGACGGGGTGCCGCCGTTCGTCTGGCACGGCTCGATCCGTAGCCCCGAGATCGCCGAACAGGCCGCGTACTACGGGGACGGCTTCTTCGCCAACCACATCTTCTGGCCGAGGGAGCACACCCAGCGGATGGTCGGCCTCTACCGGCAGCGGTTCGAGCACTACGGCCACGGCTCCGCCGACCAGGCCATCGTCGGGCTCGGCGGGCAGGTCTTCATGCGGAAGAACTCCCAGGACGCGGTCCGCGAGTTCCGGCCGTACTTCGACAACGCCCCGGTCTACGGGCACGGGCCGTCGCTGGAGGAGTTCACCCGCGAGACCCCGCTGACCGTGGGCAGCCCGCAGCAGGTCATCGACCGTACGCTGGGCTTCCGCGAGTACGTCGGCGACTACCAGCGTCAGCTCTTCCTGCTCGACCACGCCGGGCTGCCACTCAAGACCGTCCTGGAACAGCTCGACATCCTCGGTGAGGAGGTCGTACCGGTGCTCCGCAAGGAGTTCGACTCGCTGCGCCCGGCGCACGTGCCCGAGGCGCCGACACACGCCTCCCTGGTCGCGGCCCACGAGGCGAGCCTGGCCGGCGCGGAGGAGGGCCGGTGA
- a CDS encoding FMN reductase, translated as MTRRTLAVVSAGLGQPSSTRLLADQLATAARDELVRRGAEVEIRPVELREHAHDVVNHLLTGFPSAALREALDTVASADGLVAVTPIFNASYNGLFKSFFDVVEKDALADRPVLIGATGGTARHSLALEHAVRPMFAYLRAVVVPTAVFAAPEDWSGDGVEGALRARIRRAGGELAEQVDRRPTAPGPADPFALTTSFEDLLAGRDPA; from the coding sequence GTGACCCGACGCACCCTGGCCGTGGTCTCGGCCGGCCTCGGCCAGCCCTCCTCGACCCGGCTGCTCGCCGACCAGCTCGCCACGGCCGCCCGTGACGAGCTGGTCCGGCGCGGCGCCGAGGTGGAGATCCGCCCCGTCGAGCTGCGCGAGCACGCGCACGACGTGGTGAACCACCTGCTCACCGGCTTCCCGTCGGCCGCCCTGCGGGAGGCGCTGGACACGGTGGCGAGCGCGGACGGGCTGGTCGCGGTGACCCCGATCTTCAACGCCTCGTACAACGGGCTGTTCAAGTCGTTCTTCGACGTGGTGGAGAAGGACGCGCTGGCCGACCGGCCGGTGCTGATCGGGGCCACCGGCGGCACCGCCCGGCACTCGTTGGCGCTGGAACACGCGGTCCGGCCGATGTTCGCGTACCTGCGGGCGGTGGTGGTGCCGACGGCGGTCTTCGCGGCCCCCGAGGACTGGTCCGGAGACGGCGTCGAGGGCGCACTGCGGGCCCGGATCCGCCGGGCCGGCGGCGAACTGGCCGAGCAGGTGGACCGGCGCCCGACCGCGCCCGGTCCGGCCGACCCGTTCGCCCTCACCACCAGCTTCGAGGACCTGCTCGCCGGCCGCGACCCGGCCTGA
- a CDS encoding universal stress protein has product MPVNRPVVVGVDGSSTSLTAAEHAARAAVRRSRPLHLVHGYLHPLGYGVPLNPYDLGVPAPTAEAQRMLEQVAAELTERHPGLRVEVRQVAGGPGATLVEESRRADLVVVGSRGVGGFAGLLLGSVSGQVAQHGHCPVLVIRPAEQPIPVDGPVLVGVDGSESADLAVRLAADEAVGRSTELVLVHVRPPERAGAPAEAAGAVAAEQAESAELLARAAALIRADHPVLTVSERPVQAASAEQALVAASGEAALVVVGSRGRGGFAGLLLGSVSQALVQHAHCPVLVAHPYDPAG; this is encoded by the coding sequence ATGCCAGTGAACCGACCTGTCGTGGTGGGCGTCGACGGATCGTCGACCAGCCTGACCGCCGCCGAGCACGCCGCCCGCGCCGCCGTCCGGCGGTCCCGGCCGCTGCACCTGGTGCACGGCTACCTGCACCCGCTCGGCTACGGCGTACCGCTGAACCCGTACGACCTCGGGGTGCCGGCGCCCACCGCGGAGGCGCAGAGAATGCTCGAACAGGTCGCGGCGGAGCTGACCGAGCGGCATCCGGGGCTACGGGTGGAGGTGCGCCAGGTGGCCGGCGGCCCGGGTGCCACGCTGGTCGAGGAGTCCCGCCGGGCGGATCTCGTGGTGGTCGGCAGCCGGGGCGTCGGCGGCTTCGCCGGCCTGCTGCTCGGCTCGGTGAGCGGCCAGGTCGCCCAGCACGGGCACTGTCCGGTGCTGGTGATCCGCCCGGCCGAGCAGCCGATCCCGGTCGACGGGCCGGTGCTGGTCGGGGTGGACGGTTCCGAGTCGGCCGACCTGGCCGTCCGGCTCGCCGCCGACGAGGCGGTAGGCCGAAGCACCGAGCTGGTGCTGGTGCACGTCCGCCCGCCGGAGCGGGCCGGGGCGCCGGCGGAGGCGGCCGGGGCCGTGGCGGCCGAGCAGGCCGAGTCGGCGGAGCTGCTGGCCCGGGCGGCGGCCCTGATCCGCGCGGACCATCCGGTGCTGACCGTCTCGGAGCGGCCGGTCCAGGCCGCCTCCGCGGAGCAGGCGCTGGTCGCGGCGAGCGGGGAGGCGGCGCTGGTGGTGGTCGGGTCGCGGGGTCGGGGCGGCTTCGCCGGACTGCTGCTCGGCTCGGTCAGCCAGGCGCTCGTGCAGCACGCCCACTGCCCGGTGCTGGTCGCCCACCCGTACGATCCGGCGGGCTGA
- a CDS encoding universal stress protein, whose protein sequence is MTDRAGAPVVVGVDGSPSALDAVRVAAREAAGRHRPLRVVNAFLWPLLGTPLGPIAVTLPDSELRQGAEKLVAEAVDEARKIDSELQVTGEVVDGGPVALLMRESEDAALLVIGHRGLGGFKELLVGSAAVQLSARADCPVLVVRGEPRADGPVVVGVDGSPISDEAIGFAFAEAAQRGADLVAVHAWLYPSPVGPGDIVPLVYDPEKLRAEEERVLAEAVAGWAERYPEVRVRRKLVEATAARALVEESAEAQLTVVGAHGRSTLGGMLLGSVSHAVLHHSRSPLAIVRHHKGRAAA, encoded by the coding sequence ATGACCGACAGAGCTGGCGCCCCGGTCGTGGTGGGTGTGGACGGTTCCCCCTCCGCCCTGGACGCGGTGCGGGTGGCCGCGCGGGAGGCGGCGGGCCGGCACCGGCCGCTGCGGGTGGTGAACGCGTTCCTGTGGCCGCTGCTCGGCACCCCGCTCGGACCGATCGCCGTCACGCTGCCGGACAGCGAGCTGCGGCAGGGGGCCGAGAAGCTCGTCGCGGAGGCCGTCGACGAGGCGCGGAAGATCGACTCCGAGCTGCAGGTGACCGGTGAGGTGGTCGACGGCGGCCCCGTCGCCTTGCTGATGCGGGAGAGCGAGGACGCGGCGCTGCTGGTGATCGGCCACCGTGGCCTCGGCGGCTTCAAGGAGCTGCTGGTCGGTTCGGCGGCGGTCCAGCTGTCGGCCCGAGCCGACTGCCCGGTGCTGGTGGTCCGGGGTGAGCCGCGGGCCGACGGCCCGGTGGTGGTCGGGGTGGACGGCTCCCCGATCTCCGACGAGGCGATCGGTTTCGCCTTCGCCGAGGCGGCGCAGCGCGGTGCCGACCTGGTCGCCGTGCACGCCTGGCTCTACCCGTCCCCGGTCGGCCCGGGCGACATCGTGCCGCTGGTGTACGACCCGGAGAAGCTGCGCGCCGAGGAGGAGCGGGTACTCGCCGAGGCGGTGGCCGGCTGGGCCGAGCGCTACCCGGAGGTCCGGGTACGGCGGAAGCTGGTCGAGGCCACCGCGGCCCGGGCGCTGGTCGAGGAGTCCGCCGAGGCGCAGCTGACCGTGGTCGGCGCGCACGGCCGGAGCACCCTGGGTGGGATGCTGCTCGGCTCGGTCAGCCACGCGGTGCTGCACCACTCCCGCAGCCCGCTGGCCATCGTCCGGCACCACAAGGGCAGGGCCGCCGCCTGA